Genomic window (Gasterosteus aculeatus chromosome 1, fGasAcu3.hap1.1, whole genome shotgun sequence):
GGAGCGGGGCCCTTTAGTCACACCTTTAAGCTGAAGACGAAGCCCCTGCCCCCACAGCCACCCCGCCTGGAGTGCACCGCCTTCAGCCACCAGACCCTCAGGCTCAAGTGGGGCGACGGCCCAGCCAAAGCCGCCGCCTCGGACGCCCTCCAGTATCAGCTGCAGATGGGGGACAAGAGCGGCAGGTCAGTGGCCCATCATTCAGACGAGCGGAAGCGTCCACGCGGAAAAGATGATCCGATAAGAGGGGAGGCCGGTGTTTGAGCGAAAGCTTCAGATGACTATACCGAGGAGGGTGGGGTACATAGGAAGTAATGCTTCAGACAGAGTGTCCTCACAGGGAGACAGGAACGGATAATGTGCGATATGTCTTGGCACAGAAGTCCCTCGTCTCGTCTGCTTCTTGTCACGGTTTGCTCATTAAATCCTCCCCATCTCCCCGTGTTTCTGTCTTTGCAGATTTCTATCCTTGTATAAAGGACCATGCCACACTCACAAAGTCCAGAGGCTTAATGAGTCTACCTCTTACACGTTCCGCATCCAGGCCTTTAATGAGGCGGGCGAGGGGCCCTTCTCCACTGTTTACACGTTCACCACCCCACGCTCTCCTCCAGTCCCCGTGAAAGGTACAGTGGAAGTCTTTCATCCGTTCTCCAGCTATCTATCTCTATATCTCTTGCAATATATCTATTTCCATCTGGTTACCTCACTGTCTCCCTTCCCCCCAATGCAATCAGCTCTTATTATCTTTACAAACACAGCCAGCGTGTTCAGCTTGTAACCTTAGTTGACTCAAGTGGGACTTGCATTTGATTAGGACGCAGCAGCCCGAGATTCTCTTGTCGGCTGTCATCCCGAGtcaggcatgttttttttcgccGCTGTGCTCTGGTCTCAACCAGCCTTTGCAAAGCCTCCTTTGATCCCACGCATTGAAGTGGGTAATCAGGACGTGGGTTTTTATTCTCATAGCAGCGCCTCCCTTGATTCAAGCGGTCATGTGGCAGTTTGTCTGTGTTACTCGACAATGTTTGTTTCCCCCGCGGTGAAGTGCACTCTCCAGGATTAACTCTTTGAATTCAACTGTTTCTACATCCTGATGTCAAAAAATTCAAACCCTGCACACTGTGTTGTGTCACGATTGGCACACCAGGGCTCTTCTTTAGCTCGTATCAAAGTGAGTTCTCTTGTATTAAAGCAGCTGCGCTGTGAGAATCCCCCAACGCTCTGATTCAATGTTGGTTGTGAGTTTGATGTGTATTTTGTCTGGTatggttttagtttttttttttatatttaggaATTAAAAGCAACAACCAGCTTTATCAGACGTGGTTTGTTTCTTAATAATATCGCTGAGGTTTTTCAGATTACACTGCATGAGTACGCGAGCACGTGCACCGCTTTTATCTTTTCAAACTTCACGAGACTTGTCGCCGGCAGATGTTGATGCCATTTTTGGTTTTATGATGGATCAAGTAACTCAACAGCAACTCCTATTAATTGATCAATCAGACTGAGAAAGGATTCCTATCAATCAATTATTTTCTTCTGATGGTTTGAATtggcttttctttatttatgtaGCAGATGTTGAGTTACTGCAGAGGTCTCCCATCTTCACCACCACTTTTTAACACATAtgccctctcttcctcccacctCCAGTCCCTAAAGTGGAACGTCTGGATGACAACTCCTGCGAAGTCACATGGGAGGCCCTGCCGCCCATGAAGGGAGACCCGATCCTATACACCTTGCAGTGCATGATGGGGAACTCTGAGTTCAAACAGGTACGGCTGTTGTCGCGAGGAGGTCTGGTTGCACCTCTCTGTGTTTGATGTCCTTACTTGTGGCTGACCTAGCTTTCATCACAATGGCCGGATTATGCAGATCAGGATACAGATGGATCCGGGGGCCTTAATGTCTTCACCACGGCCGTCTGCATTAGTCACCGCTGGCTTTGAATTGCCCATTATGTAAAGGTCATGGATCTATGAGGTATCCCATGCGTCCAGCACATCCATCCCTCTCATTGGCCTCCAGTCATGTTAACCTGGAGTAATGGCCACTGCAGGCTTGTGCTAATCTCCCCATATCATACATGTCAATTGAATCGGGGAGTTTAAATATGTGGCTGCCATCCGGCAtgactttgttttcttccttACTGTCACTCCAAGTGGCCTAGACTCAGGAGGCCGTGTGCCAGAAAGGggagttattcatttattctggACTGAGGCACTTTGCCTTAGTCTTTGTACCCTCTAGGCTAGTGTAGTTTGGCTGCTATATACGCaacttttattttctcctggtggtttgaatttgcttttctttatttatgtccTTATTTCCAAGCAATATGAATTAAGAAttgatttaatatatttttaggTTTGCTGTAATAATTTAAAAGCAACCAAAGAGAAACTCGCGTCTGTCTAGAAACGAGTGGGTGTGTCAGCTGCGTAAACGGCAAAGGCAGCTGGCTTCCCCCTTCATGCACGCTGACAACGAACTCTGAAATAAATCATTCTGTAAATGAGGGATGCGtaacttgttgttttgcccaTAATATGCTTGAATGAGCCGCAAGGCAATTTCATCCATTTAGGCTGAGAAAGGAAGATGAAAATCTTTTTGTCGGCTTTAGTTTCCAGTAGAAGTTAAATTGAGCAATACAACCTAAATTCTACTAAGGATGGCTTGAAGCAGCTTAACTACAGCCTTCCCTCAGTGACGTATGAGCATAAATGTTAGGGCTTAAGATGAGACcgataattaattaatcaaagtTCACGTTTATCTTTGTTTTAAATCACACTACTTCTTCTCTGCCCTCTCGTTCACAGGCCTACAAAGGCTCCGCAACATCTTTCCATGTTCAGAACCTGCAGCCCAACAGCGACTACCGCTTCAGGGTGTGCGCTATCAGGCAGTGCCAGGACGCCCCGGAGCTGAGCGGCCCTTACAGCCCCACGGTGACCCTCTCCCCCCAGCGGAGCGACGTGGCGGTGGGCGCCGGCGCATCCGCCTCGGGCTCCAGGGCCGGCGTTGAGTCCAACCGGAGCAGGCGGAGCATGACGGACGAGCAGTgcgctttcctcctcctcatggtGTTTGCCGTCATCGCCATCCTCATCGCTTTTGTCATCCAGTACTTTGTCATTAAATGAGCAGTTTGCACCACCCAGCTGCAAGGTTATAGCTTtattctttccctctctttatgttgttttgtattctccgttttgtacctttttttttttttttttatgtcttttgcCCTCCTGCCCCCCTACGTCCCTTCTTGCCCCCACCTGCTGTCAACAGAGTAATCCCGTTTAGCTGCATTGTGGTGCGAAGGAATGGAGGGAGGGGTAGTGTGTAAGTTGAAACTGGAGGATACAACACATTACTTGGTACACGTGACTCCTGGTCACAGGGGCCCAGTTTTGTGGTGTTTGTTTCATCGTGGACGGCTTCCAACGCAAAAGAAAGTGCGGAGAAATGGTTTATTATGGGGAGAAGGTGAGGGAGAGGTGCTTCGACTCTCGTCCTCGTCGATAacaggatatatatatagatatatctatatgtatagaGATAGTcgttatttatatttccatttaTGTACCCAGTATGAAACCGCTTTAGATAGTGTTCCAGAAATAGTATGTAGGTGAGTCTGTAGCCAATGTGCGGTTTGATCCTGGGAGCTGGAGGGCCAGTGTTTGCAGATGTGTCCAGATGTGTATACTGTATGTAGTCCACAGAGGTACACGGCTGGGAAGGCTTCAGGGCTAGACGAAGGGACTCAACCCCCTGCTGAAGTTTAAGGATTCTAATGCGAGAAGAAACAGGAGCAAGAATCTTGTTCACACTATAGAGCGTTCATTTAGCACTTTCCAAAATTTTTGATGTTCAGAATGTTTAAGGATGCAAAAATGACTGGAAAATGTTAGTATATTTTTGTACAGTGACGACACAAGGACCTGTaagtttgagggggggggggatcaatataaggttagaaaacaaacaaccaacCAAACTAACAGCGGATTCTAATTATTTTTACTATCATATAGTTCTACTGCTTCTTTACTCTGAAATATTGTTGTTCAGCACAAAAAATGTATGCTTAcctgtatgtttttgttttatttgtttttccccaGTAATTGATTTTGCACCTTAGTGAAAGAAAACCTCGACTGGCTGCGTGCGTCTTGGTCTTGTGATGCATTTTATAGAAAACACTTTGAGATTGTGCAACCCTACAtgtgttttgggtgtttttaaaAGTTGTAGTACCACATAATGTGTCACTGAAACAGCTGATATtctcagcaaaaacaaaaaaagagaattaaaaaaaaacaaaaaaaagtctgtaCCAGTTGTTTCAGAGGCCTTAattggagaggaaaaaaaatctcGGGAGAATTTTCTTAATTTCTCTTAAGTtaagtttttttgtttcttttcttttaagtgTAAACTTTAAAATGCGTTTTATTTacgctatttctttttttgcaacacTTATTTGATGTTAGTAACCATACGTAATCGGGAGAGAAATGCAAAGTAGTTCTATGTGTTGTGATttcttttgatttcttttgtcCGGTCATACATGTGTGaagtatatttttttataatattgaAGTAATATAAGTTAATACTCTccagagaaaataataaatccTGAGTACTCATGAATCATGTAACGCAAATggcaaatacaaaaatgtgttaTATCATGTACTTCCTGTGAATCTAAATTtgccttttctctgtgtgttaaGTATTCGTGACGGATATCTGACGCTGAGTTTTCAGTGGTAATCTGGCTGTAGGCTCTAGTGCTGTCTGGTTTTTGGGGCAGATAACTGTTGTTACAActgtaaaaatgaaatacaggTACCTTGCAAAACGTCCCGGATAATTACGTGATTTGGTCTTTCGGGCATTCTGCAGATGTCTTCTCCTCGTCATTTAAAGAAATCAAATTCCTATTTTTGATAGCGATTGCAACATGTGCCATTTTAACACCTCTCCATCCTGGGCTTTACCACCTTTGGTTGGGGAGATTGACAAAATGAGTAAAATATGCACAAAAATAGAGACCATATTTATGTAATTTGAATGTTTGCAGTTACCTCATACACCGTACATTCCAAAATGAAAATTTGTTATACTATACATACTACCAGACATATCACTTTAAAATGTTCGTTATGGGAAAAATGTATAATCATAGTTATGTATCTGAAGTGTATCTGTATAGCCATGATATCTACAAAGGATCCATGCACAATAAAAGATTTATAATTCTTAATCGTGTTTGAAGTTCTGCCATATGTTTTACTTTTGATTGctcattaaatactttaaataattTTTATTGGCTGCCAGGTTAAACAATTTAGGCATCTGCTTACATCAATGTCCATTAACAGAAAATATTTCAGATAAAATAGCAGCTTATTTCCCCATAAAAATAAGTGCTACTTGCCGCCTTAATTGATAACAACATTACTTCTCTTAGCTGCTGCGTGCTGAAGCTCCATAATCTACTCCGGTaaaacagacacactcactGGAAACAAGTAGGTGGTATAAGTGCTGTAACGCTCTCGGGGGAGACACCAAGCAGCGGTGGCCTTCTGCTTTGTCTTTAAGTATTCACGGGGGGCAAAATTAAAAAGCACACCTCTCCCCTAGGAAACCGATGTATTTACTATATTTTAGTTAAACCTAAAGCCTAAAAACCTTCTACCACAACAAATAAGACGAGCTCCACATCCCGGATCGCATCCTGTGCACAGTGCGCGATGTCCCGACAGGTAAATGCGATGACCCTGCCGGCTGCTTTCATTGTGTAAAGGTCATCTCCGTTGCTAGGAGACCAGCATTGTATAGCAAATGCAAAAAAGCTCCCATCCATTTCCCTCCTCGGGTCCGCTCCCCAAACATTGTGAAATAGAAAGCCTCTGGAGTAAGATGGAAGAGTGCCTGCTCACCGCCTAAGTGAGCAATGATTCAccagggtgaaaaaaaaaagggggctcgCCTCCGTCACCGTTTCAGCGTACAACATTGGCTCTGGTTCAGTGAAGGACTGCCAagttataattaaaaaaaaactaagaaagTGCAAACAAGCTGTCGTCGCCGTGTTGCTTTGTCAGGAGTAAACAATGGTGGAGGAGGGACATTCCCGCCGCCGCTCCGAGGGCCAAAGTGATGCATTCGGCTGTGGGTCAGCTCAGTGTAAACATGCAAAAACACCCCGATGTCAGTGGGACTCTTTGCCTCAAAAGGTTCAGGAAGTTGAAATAGTTGTTCTGAACCAACACCGCTGGCCACCCAGCAGGTCTGCCGGGCTTTTGGCAACCATTGTTTCCTCGGACACAATACAGAAAAACCTGTAGATCGGGAAGTGAAAAATAACCTGCAGTCCAGGTTCATGACCTTTCTACTCGCAACCCACTAGTCCGGCGTGCTGTCTAGTGGTCAAACTGATCTGCAGAGCTCTAAACACTCAACGCAATGAATGAAATCGAGCTGAAAACCTCAGAATTTGTAAATCATTGGGATGCAAAGTCAAGAACACTGTGTACTTACACTTAACCAAAGCTGGTACTTTAATATTGAAACGCAGAACTGTGAACCAGGTCGAAGAACTCACACAACTTTTGACCTTTTAAGTCCCTATTTACCCCTCAAAGCTCTGACTAAACTGTAATTTCTTAAGGAGGCATTCTTCTTAACCAGCAGCGTAGCAGTTCATTAAGACGAGCCTGGTAGACAACGTgagggtgaagaggaggagatgagcagGTTGGTTCGTGACGGCATGAGGCCAAGAGGACGGACAGTTTTGGCTGGTTTTCAATTCCTCAAACACGCAACTTGGTTTTCAGTGACTTCTACCAGACAGCTTGGCAAACACCCTTGGACATCACAGGCCTGTGCATTAGTTAATACAGCTGCACCCCTTTTATATGTGTGCGTCTTTCGTATTTGTCCTCAGTCCCGATTAGTAGGATCCTCAATCTGCATTTATTCTCCCAGAGGAGCAGAGCTGGTGGGAAAGGTTCCTTCAAATCGTATTGTTTCCCTCTTGTGACTTTCACCATCATCTGTCCCTTCGTCATTTGATTAAAGACtacttagacacacacacacacacacacacacacacacacacacagcagacaaccCCCCTGGTGCTCCCTGACTTCACATGGTAGTGTGGAGGAGGTGCTCCTTGCTTCGTCACCACAGCTCGACTGATCTCTGAGCATCAGGGACCGGCTCTGCCACTTCACGAGACTCTCTCtttgccgccgctgctgctgctgctctccaacGACACACAACAGAGACCCAAAAAAGTTTAAAGGTTTGAGGGATTCAGCTCAGTTTTAAAGGTAAAGTTACGAGCAATTTATTTCAAGCTAggatgttattttgtgtgtttatatttgaAGTGAAGGCATCACTCCAGTGGTTTTGCCCTTTCACTACAACCTGCTTTTGCCTAATATTGACTTgaatttgttgttgcttttcccttcatatatatatatatatatactcaacgcaatgaatatatatatatatacatatatgtgcatGTATTTTACACTGATTTCCATACATTTCTGTGTAAACTATTTAGATGTGTCCGACTAACTTGGGAATTTATCTATATTTCTCGATGGAAGGATATACAGGAAAATCAGTGGAAATTCCCTTTGTAATCGTGAAAAATAAACTGCAGACTTAATATTTACCAGGTGAATTAGCAATATTTAGCAACAAGCTTCCGCCGCAAGCAGATGTTCATAACGTGCATAATTGAATAGAAGCCAACAGCTGCCTGGaattaaaacaaatactgtAAAATCCCCACCGCATGTTAGAAGAAATGTGAAGTAGTTATTATGTACAGTTTAGAGAGATATAACAAAGTTGTCTCCgctttttctctcctcagctGCTTGTTCAGTGCTGATCCGACGCTCCGCAGTGCCCTTAGCGGAGGGAGGAATGCCCTGGACCCGACCCCAGGTGGACCTTCATGCTCCTGGAGCGGAGGCAATGGACCAGTACAACATAGACGACCACCACTTCGAGGGCTCCCTGttccccacctccaccctcatCCCCGTCACGGTCATCtgcatcctcatcttcatcatcggCGTGACGGGCAACACCATGACCATCCTCATCATCCAGCACTTCAAGGACATGAAGACCACCACCAACCTGTACCTGTCTAGCATGGCGGTGTCTGACCTCGTCATCTTCCTCTGTCTGCCCTTTGACCTGTACCGCCTGTGGAAGTACGTGCCGTGGCTGTTTGGGGAGCCGGTGTGCCGCTTCTACCACTACATCTTTGAGGGCTGCACGTCGGCCACCATCCTCCACATCACGGCCCTGAGCATCGAGCGCTACCTGGCCATCAGCTTCCCCCTCCGGAGCAAGGTGGTGGTGACCAGGCGCCGGGTCCAGTACATCATCCTGGCCCTGTGGGCCTTCGCCCTGGTGTCGGCGGCTCCCACGCTGTTCCTGGTCGGGGTGGAGTATGATAACGACACACACCCAGACTACAACACCAGGCAGTGCAAGCACACCAACTACGCCATCAGCTCCGGGCAGCTGCACATCATGCTGTGGGTGTCCACCACCTACTTCTTCTGCCCCATGCTCTGCCTGATCTTCCTCTACGGCTCCATCGGGTGCAAGTTGTGGAAAAGCAAAAATGACCTGCGAGGCGCTTTGGCCCGTGAAAGATCACACAGGCAAACAGTGAAGATCCTGGGTGAGTGCAGATACATGTGTTTTTATCCCATGCTTTCTAAAAGTCTCTGCTCTCCACTGCCGGACTCCAGATTCAGAAGCAGGAATGACAGCATGTGAAACTCTCCTTGgaggtaaaaaaataagaaatgcgTCTTGCTTACCAAGTCGGTTTGCCGTTCATTGTTGCAGAGGCGGAAAATCTAACAGGCTGACAGATGGATGAAGAATGTAGGGTTCCTCGTTTTCTGCACTTCCGCTACATTGAGCGTGTTTCcacatttcaaattcaaattgtCACATATACTTAAAGCACTGATTTGTTCGACATTTAAAACCTAGAGCAGCTAACCTTGTCCTATGAAATCCAGCTGTATTTTTTATTGCGTTTTGTCTGAAGCTAATCATTTCCTGTCCCTGCGCACACTGATTGGTTCAATTTGCAGGTCGTAGGGAACCCTGTTTTGCAGTGAAGGACCGTGGTCAGGCCAATCCAGATGCAGCCATTATGATATTAATGCTGTTCATTGGCCGAGCACACAGTGCACAGAGCTCACGTTGCTAGACTTTCTGTCATTTGTAGCCACATTTGTTGAATCCTAAATTGGATCGTCATCATATCCTTCCATAAATCAATGTTAGTCTTTCATGTAGGTCTTCAATTCATAGATGACTGCTGGTTCGATAATTAGGCTCCCGGGGAGCCAGATATACTCCTCTTTTAATTACTGAACAGACATTTGTCATCCTTATAGAAATGACTGCCCCCATCGGACTCAGTGATGGTGATTTATTTGCGGGGGCTTCTTGATCAATTCCAGTGACTCAGTGATTAGCTTCCCCAGAGACTTCTGGCTTGTAGAAGCCTAATAAACCTCTGtacttttttgattttgtgacGTGTTTCTGCTGCATAAATGCTCCATTCAGCTCACTTGCTCTGAAATGTGAATTGTGTCACTTAATTGTTGGGGCCAATTGGAGGCCACCGTCACTCACGGAGACCGTGCAGGTGGTGCGAGCGTGTTTGTCGCTGCGTGGGTTGAAGGAGAAGCCCTTTTGATGGTAATTGCTGCCGGTCATAATAAAAGTCAATGGTGACCATAGATCATGTGTTTCTTAATGATCCTCAAAACCaatttatctttatttatttttttctgcgtCTTTTGATAAACTAACCCGGAGAGAACAGACGTAGAAGAATACTATTATTTATGTGTTATTTCACATTTTGGGTGTATTGATCATCTTGCTACTTTGTGAGGgctcttttgaaaaataaaataaaagtacgaCCTTTAACATTACAAGAAACAATATTTTTGCAAACTGCCACATGCATATGTCAAAGCAGCCGTCTGTTCGTGTGATGCATTCGTTTTAGGATTAAGCAAATGGAGAATTCGGCATAAATCGTCTCCTCCAACTCTTagcaaaaagggggaaaagcGTCATTTCCAAGCTGCTCCCCAAATCCGCCTTGTAATAAAAATGATCCCCCTCTCTTGACTTTGTCTCTCGCTCAGTGGTGGTGGTTCTTGCCTTCATCATCTGCTGGCTGCCCTACCACATCGGCAGGAACCTCTTCGCCCAGGTGGACGACTACGACACGGCCATGCTGAGCCAGAACTTCAACATGGCCTCCATGGTGCTCTGCTACCTCAGCGCCTCCATCAACCCCGTCGTCTACAACCTCATGTCCCGAAAGTACAGGGCTGCCGCCAAACGCCtcttcctgctgcaccagcgCTCCAGACAGGCCCGCCGCGACCAGAGGCAGCTGTGCGTGATCGACCACACCTCCACCCTGAATGAAAGCCTGACTGGGGTGTGAGGGGCCTCGGCGCGCTCTTGGGCAATGTTctcgtgttttttttcaccCGGGGGGAGAGTTTGCAGGTTTCTTCCAGGTCCAGGATTGCAGTTAAAGAGGAAGCTCGATGGAGatgtgtattattttttttctttcagggagAAAGCTGGGCTGAAAGCTTTGCCTCACAATGCAAATTCCGATTTACTATTCGGAGGCgttttgttaaaagaaattGGATGATTCCTTTCCAAACGTGAGAAAAATAAGAATTCATTTACGTCGTCCGATTTTAGTGTTACACCTCGTACAAATAAAGTTGACATTGTGCGCCGCTGTATGTCTGATTGATGTCTGCTCTCATCAAGCATGTGCACTGTTTCAGTTCACAATTACCATCAATCCACAGCAGCCATTACAAAGTGATGTCTCTTTATTAACCACGGATTTTACATGACAGGTTATTTGTAATGTTGTAAGATTGGATTTGTTTAACGTATAGTGTGCAGTTGTCTTAATGCGGTTTGTGTGTTACTTCTataaatcaagaaaaaaaaaaaaagttaacctATTTGCTTTGGTCCATTAGTTGTGCAGCTGTGACattgggtgtgtttgtttgtgcgtctgtgtgtttttttagagGGTTGTGTGTTGTACGATTTATCTCTAGTGAAAAAAGAGATAAACTTCATAAAAGCACATTGTTATAAAAATGGCGCAGTTGATGTCTGTGTGCGTGAAACAGAGGCCACCTGGGCCCTGAGGTTTTGGGGCCTGCGTACGTGCCGGCCATCCCTTAATCTGACACAGCTATTATATTACCTGGCCTCTGAGTTAGATTAAGGCCGGCAGCCAACGTCCCTGCATCACCATATTCAAAGTAATGGCCGCTCTAAGTGCATttcaaagaggaggaaaagataTTACgttgtcagcagcagcagggcttATTGCTTTTATCGCCTCCACTTGCATAATCTCCAATTCTCCTGCGATGTCGCATTTTGGATTAGAAATTGGACACTTTTGCACCTCACGCACTCTGGCGAGGAAggtaaggtcaaaggtcaaagttgGCCATTTATATCCTGAACAATATCCCAAGATAAACTCAGAGATTTCCATGCTCTGCCATGCATCTCCTTCTTTAAAAAGAACCCTCATGAATATGCACATAAAGCATCGGGAGACAAAGGCTGACTCACCCTCATGACACGGAGCCATTCATCGCTGTCTGAAGCAGCGGGTAAAAGCTTTCATGCCGCGCTCCATCTTGCCATCACCTGGGGAAGAATCAGCGGGTCTCACGACTCCTTTGATGGTTCATTTCTTCCCTGATAACGAGGAGAGTGTCCATGAGCCGGGTCTCTTCCAGAGCCGTCATCTCCCCCCGTCAGGCCCTCTTCACACCACCTGGAATCGTTCAGCCTCAGAAAGGTactgttggtttgttttgacTCAACCTTCAGGTCACGACTTCTTCTCTGTCAGGGACCTCAAACCCATCGCACACTCGTTTATTTCAATGACAGAAGTCATTTGAAATAATGGATGAAATGCGATAATACGTTTCCAGGGAGGTGTATTATGTTCATTAGGATAAAAAATACTGTTATTTCAAAACAGACGAGTAATCAAACAATTACTGTAATGATGTTAAATTACTGCTGCCGTTCACTGGGTACACAGTCAGTCCTGAGGCAAGCTAAGAAGTCTGTACTCTGGCGTTGGCT
Coding sequences:
- the mlnr gene encoding growth hormone secretagogue receptor type 1, giving the protein MPWTRPQVDLHAPGAEAMDQYNIDDHHFEGSLFPTSTLIPVTVICILIFIIGVTGNTMTILIIQHFKDMKTTTNLYLSSMAVSDLVIFLCLPFDLYRLWKYVPWLFGEPVCRFYHYIFEGCTSATILHITALSIERYLAISFPLRSKVVVTRRRVQYIILALWAFALVSAAPTLFLVGVEYDNDTHPDYNTRQCKHTNYAISSGQLHIMLWVSTTYFFCPMLCLIFLYGSIGCKLWKSKNDLRGALARERSHRQTVKILVVVVLAFIICWLPYHIGRNLFAQVDDYDTAMLSQNFNMASMVLCYLSASINPVVYNLMSRKYRAAAKRLFLLHQRSRQARRDQRQLCVIDHTSTLNESLTGV